In Streptomyces sp. NBC_00344, the genomic window GACCGCTGCTTCGTACCCCGTCTCGAGCTCGGTGGTGAGCCGGTCGAGTTCTTCGATGGGGGTGGCCAGGTCGGCGTCGGTGACCAGCACCCGCGCACCGCGGGACGCGGCGACCCCGAGCCTCAGCGCATGTCCCTTGCCCCGGTTTCCCGGGCTGCTGACGAGCCGGACCCGGGAGTCCGCAGCGGCGGCGTCGGCGGCTATGCCGGCCGTGCCGTCGGAGGAACCGTCGTCCACGACGATCAGTTCCCAGCTCCGGTGGCCGCTGCTGAGATGGGCACGGATCGCGTCGAGCGTGGGGCTCAGCCGCCCCTCCTCGTTGTACGCGGGGACGACGACGGACAGTTCCACGGTGGTCACGGTTGAAGTGTGCACGGCGGTCACTCGCCGGCCCGGTGCGGCGGTTCGCGGTCTCTCAGCTGTTCCGCCCAGGCGCGGTCGTGCTCGTTGTAGGCCTCGATCGCCCGGTGCGCGGCGTCGGCGTCGGCGCGGGTCACCGCGGCGGCCAGTTCCTCGTGCCCCTGCCACAGCCGGTCCGGCAGTCCGGTGTGCCCGCGCAGGTACGGCACGGCGAACACCCAGCACTGCACCCGCAACCGGTGCAGGAAGTCCGCGATGTAGCGATTGCCGGTGAGCGCCGCGAGTTCGCGCCAGAACCTCAGGTCGTAGCCGATGAGGATGTCCAGATTCCCGGACCTGGCCGCAGCTCCGGCTTCCTCGGCCCTGCGGCGCACGGACTGCAGCGGCTCTCCGTGCACCCCCTTCAGGGTCAGATTCCGGAAGATGCCGTCGACGACCAGTGAACGCGCCTCGACCATGCCGCAGTAGTCGTCGACCGAGAACTGGTGGACCCGGAAGCCCTTGTGCTGGTCGGAGTCGAGCAGGCCCTGCGCGGAGAGGTCCACCAGTGCCTCACGGACCGGGGTCGCCGAGACCCCGTACCCCTCGGCAATCTGCTTGACGGTGAATTCCTCGCCCGGCTGGAGACGCCCCGCAAGCACTTCGTCACGCAGTGCATCGGCGATCTGCTGCCGCAGGGTGCTGCGGGTGACCGCTCCGCTCGCGGGCATTGTTTTCCCCTCGTCCGACAACTCCGCACACCCTACGACGGGTGAAGGGGGCACTTTCCGGAGCGGGCGTGAACCGCTGTCAGCGCCAAGGTGCCTGCCGGCCGGAACACTTCACGAACTTCACGAAGGGCCGCGCCGAGCGGCGGGGCATCGCACACCGTCCACTCGGCCGGGCTGGACAGTGCGGTGGTCGTTGCCCGGTGGAAGACGTGATGCGCCCTCTTCCCGCCCCGTTCGGGGAACGGGGCGGGAAGGGACGCGGCGGGAAGCGGCGCCGACGCCGGGGGAGGACGTCGCGCCGACGGCAGCCGCTACTCGACCACGTACTCGTCCGCCACCGACAGCGCCGCGTCCAGCGCCGCCAGCCCCTCCTTCGCCTCGGTCTCCGACACATTGCACGGCGGGACCACATGGGTCCGGTTCATGTTGATGAAAGGCCACAGTCCGCGCTTCTTCGCGGCGGCGCCGAACGCCGCCATCGGTGCGGCATCCGCGCCCGCCGCGTTGTACGGCACCAGCGGTTCCCGTGTCCGGGGATCGCGTACGAGTTCCAGCGCCCAGAACGCGCCGACGCCGCGCACCTCCCCCACCGATGGGTGCCGCTCGGCGATCTCCGCGAGTCCGGGGCCGAAGACCTCCGCGCCGAGCCGGGCCGCCCCGCCGACGATGTCCTCGTCCTCCATCGCCCGGATCGTCGCGACGGCGGCCGCGCAGGCCAGCGGATGACCGGAGTAGGTGAGCCCACCCGGATAGGGACGGTGGGCGAAGGTCTCCGCGATCTCGGCCGAGATCGCCACGCCGCCCAGCGGGACGTAGCCGGAGTTGACGCCCTTGGCGAAGGTCAGGAGATCAGGTGTGACGTCGAAGAGGTCGGCGGCGAACCAGGTGCCGGTGCGGCCGAAGCCGGCCATCACCTCGTCGAGGACGAACACGATGCCGTAGCGGTCGCAGATCTCGCGGACGCCCGCCAGATAGCCGGGCGGCGGGATCATGATGCCGGCCGTGCCGGGGATGGTCTCGAGGATGATCGCGGCGATCGACTGCGGGCCCTCGAAGGCGATGGTGTCCTCGAGGTGCTGGAGCGCGCGGGCGCACTCCTCGGCCTCGGTGCTGGAGTGGAACGGTGACCGGTAGAGGAACGGCGCCCAGAAGTGGACGACGCCCGCGGACGCCGTGTCGGAGGGCCAGCGGCGCGGGTCACCGGTGAGGTTGATCGCGGCGGACGTCGCGCCGTGGTACGAGCGGTACGCGCTCAGGACCTTTGCCCGGCCGGTGTGCAGGCGGGCCATCCGGACGGCGTTCTCGACCGCCTCCGCGCCGCCGTTGGTGAAGAAGATCTTGTCGAGGTCGCCGGGGGTGCGCTCGGCGATGAGGCGTGCGGCCTCGGAGCGCGACTCGACGGCGAAGGCGGGCGCGAAGGTCGTCATCCGGGCCGCCTGCTCCTGGATCGCGGCGACGACCTTCGGGTGCTGGTAGCCGATGTTGGTGAAGACCAGACCACTGGTGAAGTCGAGGTATCTGTTGCCCTCGTAGTCCCAGAAGTACGAACCCTCGGCACCGGCGACGGCGAGCGGGTCGATCAGATCCTGGGCGGACCAGGAGTGGAAAACATGCGCGCGGTCGGCGGCTTTCACGGCCGCGCCTGCCTGCGGATCGGGCTGCGAAATCTGAGGGGTCATACGTTCCAGCGTAAGGAACCGCAGATGGGGGCGGACATGGCCAGGGTGTATGGACTCGGCGGGATAGGTCGGCAGGATGTCGCCCCCACCGCGGCCCGGCATTGACAGCATGCTGCCATTACGACAGAATGCTGTCATTGAAGTCCCGTCGGTGGAGGAGAACGCCATGAACCGCAGGACCGCGCATCTGGCCGTCTATCCCAGCCTCGCCGACTGGGAGACCGGTCACAGCACCGCCTATCTCGTCCGCAACGGCTTTGCCGTCCGGACCGTCGCGGCGGGCCCCGAGCCCGTCACCACCATCGGCGGGCTCAGCATCCGCCCCGACCTGGTGCTCGACGACCTGCTCCCCGAGGACAGCGCGCTGCTGATCCTGCCCGGAGCCGATCTGTGGGACGCGGGGGACGAGCTCGCCCCCTTCGCCCGCAAGGCACGCGCCTTCCTGGACGCGGGGGTGCCGGTCGCCGCGATCTGCGGGGCGACAGCGGGACTCGCCCGCGAGGGGCTCCTCGACGACCGGGCGCACACCAGCGCCGCACTCCCGTACCTCGCGGCCACCGGCTACGGGGGAAGCGACCGGTACGTCGAGGCGGACGCGGTCACCGACGGCGACCTGATCACGGCGGGACCCACCGAGCCGGTCGCCTTCGGCCGGGAGATCCTCGGCCGGCTCGGCGTGTACGGACCGGAGAAGCTGGACGCCTGGTACCGGCTCTTCCACGACTCGGACGCGTCGGCCTACCAGGTGCTGTCCGCGTGAGCGGCGAGGACGACACCCGGCAGGCCCAGGACGCCCTCAGCCGCACCGCCCTCGCGGTCTTCCGGCTGAACGGACAGTTCCTCACGGTCTCCGACGAGCTCGCCGGGCCGGCCGGCCTCACGGCGGCCCGCTGGCAGGTGCTCGGCGCCGTACTGCCCGAGCCGCTGCCGGTCGCCGGGATCGCCCGCGCGATGGGCATCACCCGGCAGAGCGTTCAGCGGATCGCCGATCTGCTGGTGGACCAGGGGCTCGCGGAGTACGCGCCGAACCCGGCGCACCGCCGGGCCAAACTGCTCCGCCCGACGGACGACGGCCGAGCCGCGATACGGCGGATCGGGCCGGCTCACGCGGACGTCGCCACGCGGCTCTCCGACGAACTCGGGGCGGCGGAATTCGCCGGGACGGCGCGGGTGCTCGAGCGGCTGTCGGCTGCGCTGGCCTCGCTGGAATCCGTTACGGAACGGTAGGCGGACCCGGATCCTCCGGTCCGGCCCGCGCACTATCCTCCTTGCGTGGGGCGTGCGGGGTTCCGCCCGCACGGGGGAGGTCGGCACAACCATGGAGAAGCTCCGTCCGGGCGATCCACAGACCATCGGTGCGTACCGGCTGCTGGCGCGGCTCGGTGCGGGCGGGATGGGTCAGGTCTATCTGGCGCGCTCGGACCGCGGCCGCACGGTCGCGGTCAAGCTGGTCCGCCAGGAACTCGCCGAGATCGAGGAGTTCCGCGACCGGTTCCGTCTGGAGGTACAGGCCGCCCGGCAGGTGGGAGGGGCCTGGACGGCCCCGGTGCTCGACGCCGACACCGAGGCACCGGTCCCCTGGGTCGCCACCGGATACGTCGCGGGTCCCAGTCTTCACTCGGTCATCTCCGGGGAGCACGGACCGCTGGCCGAGCGTTCGGTGCGCGTACTCGGCTCGGGCCTCGCGCACGCCCTCGTGGACATCCACGCCGCCGGGCTGATCCACCGCGACCTCAAGCCCTCGAACGTCCTGGTCACCATCGACGGGCCCCGGGTGATCGACTTCGGGATCGCCCGCGCTCTGGAGACCATGACGGACGGCGGCCTGACCAGGACGGGCGCGCTGGTCGGCTCCCCCGGTTTCATGGCCCCCGAGCAGGTACGCGGCGACCGGGTCGGTGCTGCCTGCGACGTCTTCTGCCTCGGTTCCGTGCTGGCGTACGCAGCCACCGGGAAACTGCCGTTCGTCACTTCCGGGAGCGGCGTGCACGCGCTGATGTTCCGGATCGCGCAGGAACCGCCCGACCTCACCGGCCTGCCGGAGAGCCTCCAGGAACTGGTCGGGGAGTGCCTGCGGAAGGACCCGGCGGCCCGTCCCACGCCGGCCGAGATCCTGGAGCGCACGGACCAGCCGGCGGCGGGCGAGCCCTGGCTGCCGGGCCCGCTGGTCGCCCAGCTCGGCCGGCACGCGGTGCGGCTGCTGGACACGGAGGACCCGGGAGGACAGCCCGAGCCGGAAACCGGAGCGGAGGCCGTCACGGACGGCGGGGCGCCCGAGCCGGTGCCGGCCCGCCCCATCCATGCGGCGCCCACAGCGATCGCTGCCCCACGGGCCACGCACACCCCTCCGCCCACACCGCTGCCCGGCACGGCCGGCACCCCGGCGTACGGCCCCGCCGCTCCCCCGGCGTACGGCCATCCGCAGCCCGGGTACGGCTACCCCCCGCAGCCCGCTCCCGAACCGGCACGGCGCAGCGGGTGTTCGACCTTCGCGCTGGTACTGGTGGCCCTGATCGTGGCGGTCGGCGCGGGCGGCGGGGTGTACGCCGTCATGGGCGGCACCGACTCCAAGGACACCTCGGCCACCTCCACCACGGACCCCGGGCAACCCGCCGGCGGCGGCGCCTCACGGTCGCCGGGAGGTGCGGGCGCTTCGGCCGATGCGCCGACCGGCACCGCCGCCGGCGGGACGTCCGGCCGGGGCGCCGTTCCCGACGCGTTCATCGGCACCTGGAACGGCTCGGCCACCACCGCGTCGGGCACCGATCCGCGCCGGCTCGTCATCCGCAGGGGCGAGGTGGGCGACACCGTCCTCTCCCTCACCGCCGACGGCGGCGACTACCACTGCGTCTTCGAGGCGGAGCTGGCCGGCACCGGGAGCGCGGGCGCTCCGCTGGAGATCGGTCCCTCGACGGTCACCGCGGGCGAGCCGATGTCGTCCTGCAACGCGGGCGGCGCCACCGAGCTGATCCTCCTCCCGGACGGCAGGCTGCGCCGGGTCAACACCTCCAGCGGCGACGCACTGACGTACACGAAGGCCGGATGACAGGGGCTGCGTGAGGGGACGGCCCCTGGGTAGCCGGTCAGGCAAGCACCTGCTCACCAAGGAGGAACGCATGTCGTCATCGCTGGTCGAGACCGTGGACATCAAGGCCCCCGTGGCAGTGACCTGGGCCCTGTGGAGCGACGTCAGCCGCTGGCCCGCCTTCCTCAGCCACGTCCGGCTCGTCGCGCCCATCGACGACCGCCGCTTCGCCTGGCAGCTCGACCTGCCCGGGGCCGACAAGAACTTCGTCGCCGAACTGACCGAGGTCGTGCCGCAGGAACGGATCGCCTGGAAGACCACGGAAGGTGTGCACCATGCGGGTGTCGTCACGTTCCACCGGCTCGACGACACGTCGAGCCGGGTGGCGCTGCAGATCGAGTACGACCCCCAGGGCTTCCTGGAACACCTGGGGGCCCTGACCAATCTGGACTCCGCGCTCGCCAACTACGACCTGGGCGAGTTCCAGAAGCTGGCCGAGCTGGAAGCCGCCCGGTAGCCGCGGTCGGTCGCCGGCGCACGCCCCCGGCGGCGTCCGGTTAGCCTGAACCCCAATGAACCATTTGCCGACGTCCTCAGGCCCGCTCGCTCTCACCCGCTTCCCCGATGACCCCCGTGACCAGCTGCGGGCCTGGGACGCCGCCGACGAATACCTGCTGCAGCACCTCGCCGGGAGCGGGTCCGCGGTCGACGGGAACGTCGTGGTGATCGGGGACCGCTGGGGCGCTCTGACCACCGCACTCGCCGGGGCCCGGGCGGGCGATGCGGGCGGCCCGGACATCGTGCAGATCACCGACTCCTTCCTCGGGCAGGAAGCCACCCGCGCCAACCTCGCACGCAACAACGTCCCCACGGACACGGTGCGGCTGCTGTCCACCCGTGACACCCCGCCGGAGCGGGCCGACGTGCTGATCGTGCGGGTGCCGAAGAGCCTGGCGCTGCTGGAGGACCAGCTG contains:
- a CDS encoding SRPBCC family protein, which translates into the protein MSSSLVETVDIKAPVAVTWALWSDVSRWPAFLSHVRLVAPIDDRRFAWQLDLPGADKNFVAELTEVVPQERIAWKTTEGVHHAGVVTFHRLDDTSSRVALQIEYDPQGFLEHLGALTNLDSALANYDLGEFQKLAELEAAR
- a CDS encoding MarR family winged helix-turn-helix transcriptional regulator; amino-acid sequence: MSGEDDTRQAQDALSRTALAVFRLNGQFLTVSDELAGPAGLTAARWQVLGAVLPEPLPVAGIARAMGITRQSVQRIADLLVDQGLAEYAPNPAHRRAKLLRPTDDGRAAIRRIGPAHADVATRLSDELGAAEFAGTARVLERLSAALASLESVTER
- a CDS encoding serine/threonine-protein kinase, with product MEKLRPGDPQTIGAYRLLARLGAGGMGQVYLARSDRGRTVAVKLVRQELAEIEEFRDRFRLEVQAARQVGGAWTAPVLDADTEAPVPWVATGYVAGPSLHSVISGEHGPLAERSVRVLGSGLAHALVDIHAAGLIHRDLKPSNVLVTIDGPRVIDFGIARALETMTDGGLTRTGALVGSPGFMAPEQVRGDRVGAACDVFCLGSVLAYAATGKLPFVTSGSGVHALMFRIAQEPPDLTGLPESLQELVGECLRKDPAARPTPAEILERTDQPAAGEPWLPGPLVAQLGRHAVRLLDTEDPGGQPEPETGAEAVTDGGAPEPVPARPIHAAPTAIAAPRATHTPPPTPLPGTAGTPAYGPAAPPAYGHPQPGYGYPPQPAPEPARRSGCSTFALVLVALIVAVGAGGGVYAVMGGTDSKDTSATSTTDPGQPAGGGASRSPGGAGASADAPTGTAAGGTSGRGAVPDAFIGTWNGSATTASGTDPRRLVIRRGEVGDTVLSLTADGGDYHCVFEAELAGTGSAGAPLEIGPSTVTAGEPMSSCNAGGATELILLPDGRLRRVNTSSGDALTYTKAG
- a CDS encoding aspartate aminotransferase family protein; translated protein: MTPQISQPDPQAGAAVKAADRAHVFHSWSAQDLIDPLAVAGAEGSYFWDYEGNRYLDFTSGLVFTNIGYQHPKVVAAIQEQAARMTTFAPAFAVESRSEAARLIAERTPGDLDKIFFTNGGAEAVENAVRMARLHTGRAKVLSAYRSYHGATSAAINLTGDPRRWPSDTASAGVVHFWAPFLYRSPFHSSTEAEECARALQHLEDTIAFEGPQSIAAIILETIPGTAGIMIPPPGYLAGVREICDRYGIVFVLDEVMAGFGRTGTWFAADLFDVTPDLLTFAKGVNSGYVPLGGVAISAEIAETFAHRPYPGGLTYSGHPLACAAAVATIRAMEDEDIVGGAARLGAEVFGPGLAEIAERHPSVGEVRGVGAFWALELVRDPRTREPLVPYNAAGADAAPMAAFGAAAKKRGLWPFINMNRTHVVPPCNVSETEAKEGLAALDAALSVADEYVVE
- a CDS encoding DJ-1/PfpI family protein; the encoded protein is MNRRTAHLAVYPSLADWETGHSTAYLVRNGFAVRTVAAGPEPVTTIGGLSIRPDLVLDDLLPEDSALLILPGADLWDAGDELAPFARKARAFLDAGVPVAAICGATAGLAREGLLDDRAHTSAALPYLAATGYGGSDRYVEADAVTDGDLITAGPTEPVAFGREILGRLGVYGPEKLDAWYRLFHDSDASAYQVLSA
- a CDS encoding GntR family transcriptional regulator, which codes for MPASGAVTRSTLRQQIADALRDEVLAGRLQPGEEFTVKQIAEGYGVSATPVREALVDLSAQGLLDSDQHKGFRVHQFSVDDYCGMVEARSLVVDGIFRNLTLKGVHGEPLQSVRRRAEEAGAAARSGNLDILIGYDLRFWRELAALTGNRYIADFLHRLRVQCWVFAVPYLRGHTGLPDRLWQGHEELAAAVTRADADAAHRAIEAYNEHDRAWAEQLRDREPPHRAGE